The Sediminitomix flava genome includes a window with the following:
- a CDS encoding TolB-like translocation protein, with product MKTVEQFMSNAKFNIGLYNVEDIIQIPGTNWIVGGGITCYGPNFWDKVITTGFWHLFDAEKETGFRVDSSTIEIAPEGDRFPLTTPPVWSAFSPHGFDFHNQTETTIEVYVASHKSATGESREAVEVFRIDYSKEIPTFTWIGGIEVAEDFWPDAVALLPDGGVVATSTGNPLMPQEESIKLALSGAPIGNTRVWYKSTGWQELEGSEGISTPNGIVISKDGQQIYVAASTGFSVVKIDRSVSPVKVTSMDLGGIPDNLRWSEDGKSILAGIHVVENPMDFAKEQEVAAEYGGNQMTAFKVTRINPETLELTEVMPPAVYGVLGAGTSAIEVGNRIWVGSTKSDRVGIFDLK from the coding sequence ATGAAAACAGTAGAACAATTCATGTCGAATGCCAAATTTAATATCGGTCTTTATAACGTAGAAGATATCATTCAAATACCAGGTACTAACTGGATCGTTGGTGGAGGTATTACTTGTTATGGTCCTAATTTTTGGGATAAAGTAATTACAACAGGTTTTTGGCATTTATTTGACGCTGAAAAAGAAACAGGATTTAGAGTAGATTCTTCAACTATCGAAATAGCTCCCGAAGGAGATCGTTTTCCATTGACAACACCTCCAGTATGGAGTGCATTTAGCCCTCATGGATTTGATTTCCATAACCAAACTGAAACTACTATTGAAGTGTATGTGGCAAGTCATAAAAGCGCTACAGGTGAAAGTAGAGAAGCAGTTGAGGTGTTTAGAATTGACTATTCTAAAGAAATTCCAACCTTTACATGGATTGGAGGAATTGAAGTAGCAGAAGATTTTTGGCCCGATGCAGTAGCCTTATTACCGGATGGTGGAGTAGTGGCAACATCGACAGGAAATCCATTAATGCCACAAGAAGAATCCATCAAATTGGCACTTTCAGGAGCACCGATTGGAAATACAAGAGTGTGGTATAAATCAACAGGTTGGCAAGAATTAGAGGGATCGGAAGGCATCTCTACTCCAAACGGAATTGTCATTTCAAAAGATGGACAACAAATATATGTGGCAGCATCTACAGGTTTTTCAGTAGTAAAAATCGATCGTAGTGTATCGCCAGTCAAAGTAACATCGATGGACTTAGGAGGTATTCCTGATAACCTTCGTTGGTCAGAAGATGGAAAATCAATTTTAGCAGGTATCCACGTCGTAGAGAATCCAATGGATTTTGCTAAGGAACAGGAAGTAGCAGCAGAATACGGTGGTAACCAAATGACGGCCTTTAAAGTAACACGTATCAATCCTGAAACGCTTGAGTTGACTGAGGTAATGCCTCCAGCTGTTTATGGTGTATTAGGAGCAGGAACAAGTGCAATAGAAGTAGGAAATCGTATATGGGTGGGAAGTACAAAATCCGACCGTGTTGGGATTTTCGATTTGAAATAA
- a CDS encoding VOC family protein, whose protein sequence is MSEKNYKPVPVFSINHASMRVSNPKRMVEWLQGIFGFPIVARQGDSVVFRIGDGPQYFSILGEPTDKPGYTHFGFSVEDFGPNDFIQRLKSLGYEQSNYPDAGKFTLRNRGTDKGGAVEGTPELFIGDPDGIILQIQDAKYAGGGGLLGDVTYAIPEEAPTKGLVDTIELNHCTLGVSNGAESLKFYQSIFDLPVDTYQGPTPVLRVGTGNASLVLYELSGPEAKGVKPRIDHTCFAVKDFDVNRIEKDLGEFGMNVLGQAWRATGPLQTYYTQRMPDRGGDANGDTKELYLTDFDNNVIQLQDIRYAGGCGALGDVRGTGVDKPFEPCGCGMH, encoded by the coding sequence ATGTCAGAAAAAAATTACAAACCCGTACCAGTATTCTCAATTAATCATGCTTCAATGCGCGTATCAAATCCAAAAAGAATGGTGGAGTGGTTACAAGGTATTTTTGGTTTTCCAATCGTGGCACGTCAAGGCGATAGCGTTGTATTCCGTATAGGTGATGGACCTCAATATTTTTCAATTTTAGGAGAACCAACAGATAAGCCAGGATATACACACTTTGGTTTTTCAGTAGAAGATTTTGGTCCAAACGACTTTATACAACGCTTGAAATCATTAGGTTATGAGCAGTCAAATTATCCTGATGCAGGTAAGTTTACATTAAGAAATAGAGGTACAGATAAAGGTGGTGCTGTAGAAGGTACGCCCGAATTATTTATCGGTGATCCTGATGGAATTATTCTTCAAATTCAAGATGCAAAATATGCCGGTGGTGGCGGACTTTTAGGTGATGTTACTTACGCTATTCCAGAGGAGGCTCCTACAAAAGGTTTAGTAGATACTATCGAGTTGAATCACTGTACACTTGGGGTTTCTAACGGTGCAGAGTCTTTAAAATTCTATCAAAGCATTTTTGATCTTCCGGTAGATACTTACCAAGGTCCAACTCCTGTTTTGAGAGTAGGTACAGGCAATGCTTCATTAGTGTTGTATGAATTAAGCGGACCTGAAGCAAAAGGCGTTAAACCTCGTATTGACCATACTTGCTTTGCTGTGAAAGATTTCGATGTAAACCGCATTGAGAAAGACCTTGGAGAGTTTGGAATGAATGTTTTAGGTCAAGCTTGGAGAGCAACAGGTCCATTGCAAACTTACTATACACAACGTATGCCTGATCGTGGTGGCGATGCAAATGGAGATACAAAAGAGTTGTACTTAACTGATTTTGATAATAATGTGATTCAGCTTCAAGACATCCGTTATGCAGGTGGTTGTGGTGCATTAGGTGACGTTCGTGGAACTGGTGTGGACAAACCATTTGAACCTTGTGGTTGTGGTATGCACTAG